tgtaacaatggctaatgctgaagtcatgcgagaaaatcattttccgaacatttctgcctaacggaataattaaaatttgtaaacgaattttagtatcagcggctaaattaataccttcgagttttcaagagttaaaatagtaattataatagttttcaatagcacaaatagttctgaagttcttagagatttgactgggcgttgtttgacaaggtcgggcataaacataattttagtaaaaaatgtactaggtaaaaatgtatttagtaaaaaatgtattaagacaaaaatgtattattagtgagttcaaaaagaaaattgaaaaacgtaataacaaaatccaacattttttatttaaaatgtattaaataaatgcataaaactcgaaaatgaatgaaaataacttgttaattaatatttttattcattttgcaaaataattgcatttcgaaagTGGTGTCCACGAGTCTGCTGCGAGAATTTCTCAGAACGTGCTTATCCACGCTGAATAAGCACTCCACGGGAGatcaaggtatttaaacacgaagttagctgttAATGTGCacatattgcacattaattttataaattaaaaaaacatgataattttttttcattaattttttttttcgaaagcttaccgagttttgggaaaaagtaacgatttcattcgacatttccgttacaaatacttgtactttttccctaaaaaagtaacgaaagtacaagtaaaagtactaaatttggaaagtaacgaagtacaagtaaaagtgcgtactttttacttgtaccggcggtgcaagtaacgaaagtaaaagtactgccatatatgcttTTAAGTGGCACATttgaaattctttcacaaagattctttttgAATTCTTTCACTCTATATTTACGTTGAGACTTAACAACCCAAAGACAAGccatgtggaacataaacaaactaattatgcaatCTAATTTGCtaggtatgaaaaaaaatatatatgtatgtatcacggttacaataaaatacatcagcaaatctaatttaagtaaaagaagtagacgagaaaaaattgtattttaactcATTCGATATGGGACACTgatctgtatttaattaacttatcacTAATTAACATCTTACTCACATAGAGAAACTTAGATCAACTTTAATACGAAATTTTGCTGATAAATATTAGatggcgctgacgtcataggtatGGGTATGGGAGATCTTCTTCTTAAGTTTCAAGTACCTAATTGTACTAAATTTTTGACTCTTTCTTTCAGACTTTGATTGCTGCCATTTTAGTTTGCTTTGTTGTGTTGCAAATTGAATTAGGAAAAACAGAGGAATATGGAAAAGTAAGTTCTCTTATATcgttaaattacattttttttctcaattataaactttttttatttctctagtACTAGTTTCTCAATTATTTGGGTACTTATCGGTTATAGGGACAGCTTGTTGCCACCTCTTTTTCCGAGTTGTCGCCAATAATTTGTTCATATAACTCATGAGTGCCAAATTTTACTGCATGTTCtgttagaaaatattgataCTTAGCAATATATAATTACTAGGGAGGCTCTGTTCGCTGACGTTCACCAACCCCGATGCAATAAATGCTGTTCCTTGGCATAAAACAgctaaaattattcaactaaaaatatatgtactaaaaagaacaATTGTCCCTCCACTTTTCACGTCCAAATATTTCCCTTATTATCATATTAAGATCCATTATTagacataaatcatttttctaagtcattatttttttaaataacatttaaaattaaaagtatattattataacaaattagGTGAGTTCACAactgtcatttaatatttttgcttaccaaaCAGACGGGTgtatttgaaatacaatttttgcatttatcactttgtgcatgaagctagaagttaagttctaaatcatttaacgaatctctttAACAGTGATTCATGATGTAATTtgcatcaaaaaaaataattgtaaaatggtaaataaaagaTCAGAcatctatttaattaactttatctCAAAATGTAAAGTAGAATTAccttattctaataataataataaaaacaatctacctaaactcttaatttagaaatgaaacaaaatcaaaaaagtaataataacagcacaggaaattttaacttttaaattagagaaatatttataggaaaatagtaactttatgacttatataaattttatgctggTGACAACCGAACtaatatgaaaatgaatgtgGGAAATctggatcctaccatgtgattttccgcccataaaaatgtattgacaaCAATAGAAAACTGCTATGccattattagatttttatatatagaaagaaaaattgataataagtTGTTTTACATGCATGAGTTATTAAATGATCCTGATAATGCTGTTgctcattttataaaactattaaactgctttatttttctaaactaactgtttatttcttattgtcttttataactatttttatttatgctattttgCCTGGTGATCAGGATTATTTGAACTGTGAATGATATACTTTTAATCAGTCACTTTAATATGCTTTACCAtgctaattagaatttatttaaaattaggaattgGTTTAAAGTAAGATTAGAATTAACAAAAGTTGATTAGAAATTACTGAAAACTTTTCAATCTACCTGACGTATTGATAAATGTCGGTGGctgtttgaaaaaaactattctattCCTCTATGCTAGTGGTGAAGTTCCCACTTTTTTCACCATTGAAAGCCTAAATGATCAAACTTCTTTCAGCGGAACCCCGacttataaattaagtttattagcAGTTGTGCATgtacaaacaaaagaaaaactactaattattaaaaatctactaaatgaTAATTGTGAACtgtggtggctcaagggatagagtgTTAGCCTACcgatgaggtaaaccgggttcgaatcccaaagatcactggtcgatacgaattccgaccacagtgatgacgtaaaatatcctcagtggtagacggatcatgggttagagtcccctttagGGGAaaagttttcgtagttttcttctccatgtaacacaaatacgggttagttccatcaaaaggtcctccacaaaggctaatttcctccaatacttgatccaggtgttcccttgtcttctggattgatttcaaaatgacaaggcaaATGACAAgatgaacatttgtagtcgtaaacccaaaaaattgtgtTGGCTGTTCCACAATGGTTATAAAAGGCAATTGTAAATTTATGAACCAATAACGGACCATCTTAATAATCTTAAACTAAGTTTGATGTCCAACAGTTGAATTCGCAATTCTGAAGCTGAATTTAGTCTAATTATGAATTCTTTGGTCTGTAAACATAAActgaaagtaaatgaaataaaccgAATAATGGTTTTTGTATAAATGAACACTAGCACTAACTTATATAAACGTTTAAATTGGTTATTagttaaacatttctttacttacaaattttacgcaattttttataaaagcatttcctttcaataatgtattcaattatatatatatatagatatttttaaataataaacatttaagcaTTTCTTTTCCAATggcaatttacttaaaataatttcgtaaaacATCCGAAATGTTAAGTAAATAATGCTTTATTGATTGCATCTAAACgtaattttacgttttaaaagtgttaaaaaatttaaaaaaaagtccttactCTTAGGACCCTTTAAACTTTTCCACGGAATCCTAGGGTTCCGTGGAAAACTATTTGAGAACAGCTGCTTTATGCCATGGAgtacaaaaaaagagaaaaaaaattattattgcaagATTTATCTCGtactaaaatagtaattaagttactttttattgcttattctattattgaataaaacggtttttttttctgctgccACTCTTGTACAATTTCGTCAATTTCATTactgaataaaattcaatattcaatgaaattgttttacagCCCATCCCATACAGTTTCGGATATTCCATTGATGACGTGCATGGTAAACAGCATAGGATGGAGAAGGGTGACGGATTGGGAAGAGTTGAAGGAAGTTATGGATTTGTAGATGAGAGGGGTATCCACAGGATTGTCCATTACGTAGCTGACCATCTCGGTTTCAGGGCCAAGATCGTCACTAATGAGCCCGGAACAGCCAATCAGAACCCCGCTGCCGTTCTCATGGAGTCTTCACACTAAGCCATTCACCACATGtaagaacaaatataattttcgatTGCTTGGTGAGCTCCGTCTCTTCCGTTATTtataactagtgggctgcgccccctgctcgctaacacTCGCCAACCctcgaaaattgctacgcaatcttatatggtttgcttcgtaAACCAagatcgcttcgctcgctactaacttaggtacattgcaaatgcacaaaattctaagaattcaaaacaatcattcaaatccatataacaactttttttttttaaaaaaattgcatctttttagtaaatactaagtcattaaaataaatttgaattcaaataaatgacatgtaattcgttaaacctactagaaatgtgctatagtataattcgtgatgtatatcaaaaatcatcaaataaattcgtaatatgtaaattcgtgaaaaaaagcgctttcgacaaaatactaaaatagagatctatcgacaaagactactcacttctgcctagcttaatagtatgagattgccgcaactgatgctctctggttatttcagttttcgtttttaaaagcgctatatgttgagccacctcagctagatttggcatgtgacatttttagcgacaatcattggtcgattttctagcgttgccattcggggagttgtaatgaggctttttttgtcaccgtgtaagagaaatagtaacgtaaacaaaataaagcaaacgctgccaccggcggaaaagaaatacagccaaaatttgggagccacgttagagaattatatatattaaatgtttttttttaattttttttattaaaagagtttaaggattattaaagaatatttaaggaTTATTAAAGAACATTTAAGTATTACTAAAGAATACTGGAGAACGGGACTATAATAGGTGTTTATTATATTAGATTGGTTATTAGATGTTTATTACATTAGTGATATATACTCCACCGCCTTTAATATCATGTAAGTGTACACAATAGGGatcaaaaactaatatttaagagaagcggaaaaacaaagaaaactatTGAAGTCTTGAAATCTCTAGTATTAACAGTGAGGAAGGCGAGATGAAATGCATCAAAACATGTGCAACTTGGAAATGCTTCTACTTGTTACTTTCCATCTTCTCTTTTTTCCCCTTCGGCAATCTAAAAGGTTTTGAGTCGTAAGTTGCatctttttgaataataattaatcgaccactattgttttcatttcttttttttttttgcttcgttTTTTCAAGTATATATAAAGAATGAATGAATGTTCTATATAGAAAGAATGTATAACtctcaatatatattttctaaaaattattaaattaataaatgaaaataatcctTCTAATCGCAGTGGCACCTTCGAACAAAGCTTatctctcttcttttttttaattttttcattttattttttggttagcGGCAATCAATGCTCAAcaccgtagtcttgtaattttgaatcacaACCCAGAAGACAACGATACCTTTTTATGTAACATTGGGTCGAACAAACCTTCATCGAGGTACTTTCTGATTTGAATTATcctgcatttgagttacattCTATAACTCGTGATTtccctaccactgaggatagtttacgtcagcactgcggtcagTGCGAGCCCGGTgcagaattcgcatcgaccaaccatcggtgaggttcgaacctgggtcacctatATAGGAGGTCTTTCTTATGGactaaaaaaactacaaaatcattattttcgaTTAAGGAACTTTGCCCCCTGTTCGGTTCACTCGCCAATTCCCACCTTCAAAAAGCCAATTAACAGGTTGTtacatataaataagaaaaagtattgaattgaaagattttaaaatgctttattgcATAAATTTAGTTGTGGTTTCACGGAATTTGTTGCCAcaacttattatataaaatataaatctaataataatcaTAAGATGGTAGCTATTGCAACTATgcctgcaatttttttattattccaatttCATTTCCGGTTACTTAAACTCGTTGAATGTTTTTGGGCCAAA
Above is a window of Parasteatoda tepidariorum isolate YZ-2023 chromosome 5, CAS_Ptep_4.0, whole genome shotgun sequence DNA encoding:
- the LOC122271251 gene encoding cuticle protein 16.8-like, which encodes MKTLIAAILVCFVVLQIELGKTEEYGKPIPYSFGYSIDDVHGKQHRMEKGDGLGRVEGSYGFVDERGIHRIVHYVADHLGFRAKIVTNEPGTANQNPAAVLMESSH